From the genome of Phreatobacter cathodiphilus, one region includes:
- a CDS encoding serine hydrolase domain-containing protein, which translates to MTDAKTELPDAAASDPVALGWMTGFPPPADKAVTYADGSFRSFPQLRWSWSNVRQIVPTVNVWRGPGPASPLPRADVDLDGVAVTTMGGETISFAEALAQTFADGLVVLHRGKLVYERYFGALKPHQPHIGMSVTKSFTGTLAGILVADGLVDPAAPVTHYVPELAAGAFGDASVAEVMDMTTGLAYSEIYTDPKSDVWALRRANGMAPPLPGVPQLSLLEYLTTVAKQGEHGRVFAYKTVNTDVLAWILRRASGLSLSELLSTRIWQPMGAEEDAYYHVDRLGIESGGGGLNTTTRDLARFGELMRNRGAFNGRQIFPANVADDIARGGDPAKFAPAGYATLPGWSYRNQWWVSHNAHGAYMARGVYGQALYIDPKAEMVIARYASHPAAGNVANDPISLPAWMAVARHLMG; encoded by the coding sequence ATGACCGACGCGAAGACCGAACTTCCCGACGCCGCCGCCAGCGATCCGGTGGCCCTCGGCTGGATGACCGGCTTCCCGCCGCCGGCCGACAAGGCCGTCACCTATGCCGACGGCTCGTTCCGCTCCTTCCCGCAGTTGCGGTGGTCGTGGAGCAACGTCCGGCAGATCGTGCCGACGGTGAACGTCTGGCGCGGGCCCGGGCCCGCTTCCCCGCTGCCCCGCGCCGACGTGGACCTCGACGGCGTGGCCGTGACGACCATGGGCGGCGAGACCATCAGCTTCGCCGAGGCCCTGGCGCAGACCTTTGCCGACGGCCTCGTGGTGCTGCACCGGGGCAAGCTCGTCTACGAGCGCTATTTCGGCGCGCTGAAGCCGCACCAGCCGCATATCGGCATGTCGGTGACCAAGTCCTTCACCGGCACGCTCGCCGGCATCCTCGTCGCCGACGGCCTCGTCGATCCGGCGGCGCCGGTGACGCATTACGTCCCCGAACTCGCCGCCGGCGCCTTCGGCGACGCCAGCGTCGCCGAGGTCATGGATATGACCACCGGCCTCGCCTATTCCGAGATCTACACCGATCCGAAGTCCGACGTCTGGGCGCTGAGGCGGGCGAACGGCATGGCGCCGCCGCTGCCCGGCGTGCCGCAGCTCTCGCTGCTGGAGTATCTGACCACCGTCGCCAAGCAGGGCGAGCACGGCCGGGTCTTCGCCTACAAGACCGTCAATACCGACGTGCTCGCCTGGATCCTGCGGCGGGCGAGCGGGCTGTCGCTGAGCGAACTCCTGTCGACCCGCATCTGGCAGCCCATGGGCGCCGAGGAGGACGCCTACTACCACGTCGACCGTCTCGGCATCGAGAGCGGCGGCGGCGGGCTCAACACCACGACCCGCGACCTCGCCCGCTTCGGCGAGCTGATGCGCAACCGCGGCGCCTTCAACGGCCGGCAGATCTTCCCCGCGAACGTCGCCGACGACATCGCCCGCGGCGGCGACCCGGCGAAGTTCGCGCCCGCCGGCTATGCCACCCTGCCCGGCTGGTCCTACCGGAACCAGTGGTGGGTCAGCCACAACGCGCATGGGGCCTACATGGCGCGCGGCGTCTATGGACAGGCGCTCTACATCGATCCGAAGGCGGAGATGGTGATCGCCCGCTACGCCTCCCATCCGGCCGCCGGCAACGTCGCCAACGATCCGATCTCCCTGCCCGCCTGGATGGCGGTGGCACGCCACCTCATGGGCTGA
- a CDS encoding amidohydrolase encodes MPILPRADVVLRGGRVFVAYGEPVAEAVALWSGKVLAVGSSADLEPLIGPGTKVVELRGRLATPGLFEAHAHLLPMGISMAEIDARPQKADTLDALLGLIRDAAATKKPGEWILARGYDDSKLDIRRHPHRTELDLAAPDNPVYLVRTCGHLAVANSMALKIAGVTTRTPVPAGGAIEQVNGDLTGLMAENGRQAVHAVLPAYTDEDHVAAIERGGRYMNSFGITSTMDAAVGMRSGYREIISYRNAVRTGRQPLRVTQCLLDIPGGILGRCWEEGLVTGSGDDMLRIGPVKIFTDGSAGGKTAAMTSPYAGEEETHGIYCLTDKEMEEATMEVHAKGYQLAVHAIGDGAIEQTLVAMEKALAKYPDADRRHRIEHCGFNTMDQMKRMRAAGIEPVPQPVFIYDFGELYQQVMPDDRPATSYPMKTWIDMGFQPAASTDAPVCDANVWPNFFTMITRKTHKGTVIGAGEAISIERAIQAYTEFGAYVNKCEDHRGTLRPGMAADVAVFSRDLLTASPEAILSDTRCDLTILGGACVHDATGEWKG; translated from the coding sequence ATGCCGATCCTTCCCAGGGCGGATGTCGTATTGCGTGGCGGCCGTGTTTTCGTGGCCTATGGTGAGCCGGTGGCCGAGGCGGTTGCGCTGTGGTCCGGCAAGGTCCTGGCGGTGGGATCCTCCGCCGACTTGGAGCCGCTGATCGGCCCCGGAACCAAGGTGGTGGAGCTGCGCGGCCGCCTGGCGACCCCCGGCCTGTTCGAGGCCCACGCCCACCTCCTGCCCATGGGCATCTCCATGGCCGAGATCGACGCCCGGCCGCAGAAGGCCGACACGCTCGACGCCCTGCTCGGCCTCATCCGCGACGCCGCGGCGACCAAGAAGCCCGGCGAATGGATTCTCGCCCGCGGCTATGACGATTCGAAGCTCGACATCCGTCGCCACCCGCACCGCACCGAGCTCGACCTCGCGGCTCCCGACAATCCGGTCTATCTGGTGCGCACCTGCGGCCATCTCGCCGTCGCCAATTCCATGGCGCTGAAGATCGCCGGCGTGACGACCAGGACGCCTGTCCCTGCCGGCGGCGCCATCGAGCAGGTCAACGGCGACCTCACCGGCCTGATGGCCGAGAACGGCCGCCAGGCCGTGCACGCCGTCCTGCCCGCCTATACCGACGAGGATCACGTCGCCGCCATCGAGCGCGGCGGCCGGTACATGAACTCCTTCGGCATCACCTCCACCATGGACGCCGCGGTCGGCATGCGCTCCGGCTATCGGGAGATCATCTCCTACCGCAACGCCGTGCGCACCGGGCGCCAGCCGCTCCGCGTCACCCAGTGCCTTCTCGACATTCCCGGCGGCATTCTCGGCCGCTGCTGGGAGGAGGGCCTGGTCACCGGCTCCGGCGACGACATGCTGCGCATCGGCCCGGTGAAGATCTTCACCGACGGCTCGGCCGGCGGCAAGACCGCGGCCATGACCTCGCCCTATGCCGGCGAGGAGGAGACCCACGGCATCTACTGTCTCACCGACAAGGAGATGGAAGAGGCGACGATGGAGGTCCACGCCAAGGGCTACCAGCTCGCCGTCCACGCCATCGGCGACGGCGCCATCGAGCAGACCCTCGTCGCCATGGAGAAGGCGCTGGCGAAATATCCGGACGCCGACCGCCGCCATCGCATCGAGCACTGCGGCTTCAACACCATGGACCAGATGAAGCGCATGCGCGCCGCCGGCATCGAGCCCGTGCCGCAGCCGGTCTTCATCTACGATTTCGGCGAGCTCTATCAGCAGGTCATGCCGGACGACCGCCCGGCCACCAGCTATCCGATGAAGACTTGGATCGACATGGGATTCCAGCCGGCGGCCTCCACCGACGCACCGGTCTGCGACGCCAACGTCTGGCCGAACTTCTTCACCATGATCACCCGCAAGACCCACAAGGGCACGGTCATCGGCGCCGGCGAGGCGATCTCCATCGAGCGCGCCATCCAGGCCTATACCGAGTTCGGCGCCTATGTGAACAAGTGCGAGGACCATCGCGGCACGCTCCGGCCGGGAATGGCTGCCGATGTCGCAGTCTTCTCTCGCGACTTGCTCACGGCCTCGCCAGAGGCGATCCTCTCCGACACGCGCTGCGACCTCACCATCCTCGGCGGCGCCTGCGTCCATGACGCGACCGGCGAGTGGAAGGGCTGA
- a CDS encoding ABC transporter permease, whose product MGVHLLHRAVLSIPVLFGVLLLGFMLLQLVPGDVAQVIAGPQATPDVVEQIRRDLGLDRSRVIQFFIYITRVMQGDLGYSMINNTPVISELGEAIGPTFELMIGSLLFSVPIGIALGTVAAVNRGRALDRIIIAISVFGVSMPVFFIGLMLIMYVGYHWELLPFLGRAGPLWTLDGLAHAALPSLTLGLIFIGPVARMTRTAALEVMNADYVRTARAKGLAEHTVIIRHVLRNALIPVVTLIGLQAGYLLGGAVVTETIFSWPGVGRLAVGAILARDLPLAQGSILILAVSFIVINLLVDVLYGILDPRVGKR is encoded by the coding sequence ATGGGAGTCCACCTCTTACATCGTGCCGTCCTGTCGATCCCGGTGCTCTTCGGCGTGCTGCTGCTCGGCTTCATGCTATTGCAGCTCGTGCCCGGCGACGTCGCCCAGGTCATCGCCGGCCCGCAGGCCACCCCGGATGTGGTCGAGCAGATCCGCCGGGATCTCGGCCTCGACCGCTCCCGCGTCATCCAGTTCTTCATCTACATCACCCGCGTGATGCAGGGGGATCTCGGCTACTCGATGATCAACAACACCCCCGTCATCAGCGAGCTCGGCGAGGCCATCGGCCCGACCTTCGAGCTGATGATCGGCTCGCTGCTCTTCTCCGTGCCGATCGGCATCGCGCTCGGCACCGTCGCCGCCGTCAACCGGGGCCGCGCCCTCGACCGCATCATCATCGCCATCTCGGTCTTCGGCGTCTCCATGCCGGTCTTCTTCATCGGCCTGATGCTGATCATGTATGTGGGATACCACTGGGAGCTCCTGCCCTTCCTCGGCCGCGCCGGCCCGCTCTGGACCCTCGACGGCCTCGCCCACGCGGCGCTCCCCTCGCTCACCCTCGGCCTCATCTTCATCGGTCCGGTGGCGCGCATGACGCGTACCGCCGCCCTCGAGGTGATGAACGCCGACTACGTCCGCACCGCCCGCGCCAAGGGCCTCGCCGAGCACACGGTCATCATCCGCCACGTGCTGCGCAATGCACTGATCCCGGTCGTCACCCTCATCGGCCTGCAGGCCGGCTACCTGCTCGGCGGCGCCGTCGTCACCGAGACCATCTTCTCCTGGCCCGGCGTCGGCCGCCTCGCCGTCGGCGCCATCCTGGCGCGCGACTTGCCTCTCGCTCAGGGCTCGATCCTGATCCTCGCGGTCTCCTTCATCGTGATCAACCTCCTCGTCGACGTCCTGTACGGCATCCTCGATCCCCGGGTGGGCAAGCGATGA
- a CDS encoding ABC transporter permease — MTAVTATEPAAAAPRRWGNMRRLFRDKLAITAAVLLVLLVLAAILAPWLAPNDPYLTNTRLRMLPPVWEARGRWDFLLGTDGLGRCMLSRLLYGLRATLMMGVIATVIGGSIGLLLGLFAAFYRRLDGVIMHLSDILLSFPAILLGLSFAAVVGPGMTAVVISLAVATIPTVVRVTRASALVVMGQDFIEAGRSIGLNDRTLLVRYLALNCISSVFVYLTLRFGQVILLGSALSFLGLGAQPPAAELGTMASAGRNELFLAPHIAVMPSLVIVVLVLCANVLGDALRDMLDPRLRHS; from the coding sequence ATGACCGCCGTGACCGCAACCGAGCCTGCCGCCGCCGCCCCGCGCCGCTGGGGCAACATGCGTCGCCTGTTCCGCGACAAGCTGGCGATCACCGCCGCCGTGCTCCTCGTGCTGCTGGTGCTGGCGGCGATCCTCGCCCCCTGGCTCGCGCCGAACGACCCCTATCTCACCAACACCCGCCTGCGCATGCTGCCCCCGGTCTGGGAGGCGCGCGGCCGCTGGGACTTCCTGCTCGGCACCGACGGCCTCGGCCGCTGCATGCTCTCGCGCCTGCTCTACGGCCTGCGCGCCACGCTGATGATGGGCGTGATCGCCACCGTCATCGGCGGCTCCATCGGCCTGCTCCTCGGCCTCTTCGCCGCCTTCTACCGGCGGCTCGACGGGGTCATCATGCACCTGTCGGACATCCTCCTGTCCTTCCCCGCCATCCTCCTCGGCCTGTCCTTCGCCGCGGTGGTCGGCCCCGGCATGACGGCGGTCGTCATCTCGCTCGCGGTCGCCACCATCCCCACGGTGGTGCGCGTCACCCGCGCCTCGGCGCTGGTGGTCATGGGCCAGGACTTCATCGAGGCGGGCCGCTCCATCGGCCTCAACGACCGCACCCTGCTGGTGCGTTATCTGGCGCTGAACTGCATCTCCTCGGTCTTCGTCTACCTGACGCTGCGCTTCGGCCAGGTGATCCTGCTGGGCTCGGCGCTGTCCTTCCTCGGCCTCGGCGCCCAGCCGCCGGCGGCCGAGCTCGGCACCATGGCCTCGGCGGGCCGCAACGAGCTGTTCCTCGCCCCGCATATCGCGGTCATGCCCAGCCTCGTCATCGTCGTGCTCGTGCTCTGCGCCAACGTCCTCGGCGATGCGCTGCGCGACATGCTCGACCCCCGGCTCAGGCACTCCTGA
- a CDS encoding ABC transporter substrate-binding protein, translating into MSMKRLALLAGAIAGGLALASPAMAQAQNTLTIVREVDSDRYDPHRSTARAASEVLFMLADTLVSLDHDMTSIKPGLAESWTVSPDGKVYTFKLRSDVKFCDGKAMTADDVVYSLKRWIDPATRSPVRWRAGPVEDIVAKDATTVEYRLTAPFSELLYQLTQSFAVVIDKANVDALGADFGVRGFNGTGPYCWVDWRPRNDMRLKRHDAYRWGPPIYENRGPAHIQEIVWRIVPEENTRLAAVLTGQSQATQYVPYSGMAQIRANRNLRIVDNPAAFWTYFIGFKVDKAGVDDAAVRRAIVMAVDQEAISRDINFGETEPAYSYIHQSATDWNKAIDSRLIRTNVAEANRILDEAGWVRGADGFRSKNGVRLSPLAYGFTGSTWQKLMETVQGDLRKIGVDLRIQLFDATVAWGKLATQEFDLFGMSFPYITAGDALNLYFRSTNAPTPNRMNWKNADTDRWLQTGMTAVSDAERAQNYGEVLAQVHDAAVWIPLYHEPMKVAATSRLAPFKAHNIYGCGFYKGLDLRFTR; encoded by the coding sequence ATGAGTATGAAGCGACTTGCATTGCTGGCCGGCGCCATCGCCGGCGGCCTCGCCCTGGCGAGCCCGGCCATGGCCCAGGCGCAGAACACGCTGACCATCGTGCGCGAGGTCGATTCCGACCGCTATGATCCGCACCGCTCGACGGCACGCGCCGCCTCCGAGGTGCTGTTCATGCTGGCCGACACCCTGGTGTCGCTCGACCACGACATGACCTCCATCAAGCCGGGCCTCGCCGAGAGCTGGACGGTCTCGCCGGACGGCAAGGTCTACACCTTCAAGCTGCGCTCCGACGTGAAGTTCTGCGACGGCAAGGCGATGACCGCCGACGACGTGGTCTATTCGCTGAAGCGCTGGATCGACCCGGCCACCCGCTCGCCGGTGCGCTGGCGCGCCGGCCCGGTGGAGGACATCGTCGCCAAGGACGCGACGACGGTTGAGTACCGTCTCACCGCGCCCTTCTCCGAGCTCCTCTACCAGCTCACCCAGAGCTTCGCCGTCGTCATCGACAAGGCCAATGTCGACGCCCTCGGCGCCGATTTCGGCGTGCGCGGCTTCAACGGCACCGGTCCCTACTGCTGGGTCGACTGGCGCCCGCGCAACGACATGCGTCTGAAGCGCCATGACGCCTATCGCTGGGGTCCGCCGATCTACGAGAACCGGGGACCTGCCCACATCCAGGAGATCGTCTGGCGCATCGTGCCGGAGGAGAACACCCGTCTCGCCGCCGTGCTGACCGGCCAGAGCCAGGCGACGCAGTACGTGCCCTATTCGGGCATGGCGCAGATCCGCGCCAACCGGAACCTGCGCATCGTCGACAACCCGGCCGCCTTCTGGACCTATTTCATCGGCTTCAAGGTGGACAAGGCCGGTGTCGACGACGCCGCCGTGCGCCGCGCCATCGTCATGGCCGTCGACCAGGAGGCAATCTCCCGCGACATCAACTTCGGCGAGACGGAGCCGGCCTATTCCTACATCCACCAGTCGGCCACCGACTGGAACAAGGCCATCGATTCCCGCCTGATCCGCACCAATGTCGCCGAGGCCAACCGCATCCTCGACGAGGCCGGCTGGGTTCGCGGCGCCGACGGCTTCCGCTCCAAGAACGGCGTCCGTCTCTCCCCGCTCGCCTACGGCTTCACCGGTTCGACCTGGCAGAAGCTGATGGAGACGGTGCAGGGCGACCTGCGCAAGATCGGCGTCGATCTGCGCATTCAGCTCTTCGACGCGACGGTGGCCTGGGGCAAGCTCGCCACGCAGGAGTTCGACCTGTTCGGCATGTCCTTCCCCTACATCACCGCCGGCGACGCGCTGAACCTCTACTTCCGCTCGACCAATGCGCCGACCCCGAACCGCATGAACTGGAAGAACGCCGACACCGACCGCTGGCTCCAGACCGGCATGACCGCTGTCTCCGACGCCGAGCGCGCGCAGAACTACGGTGAGGTGCTTGCCCAGGTCCACGACGCGGCGGTGTGGATTCCGCTCTACCACGAGCCGATGAAGGTGGCGGCGACCTCGCGTCTCGCCCCCTTCAAGGCCCACAACATCTACGGCTGCGGCTTCTACAAGGGCCTCGACCTGCGCTTCACGCGCTGA
- a CDS encoding amidohydrolase family protein, which translates to MPVTLIKNAAWVVAFDGRKHTYMQGADVAFEGDKITHVGPGFSGKADKTIDGAGMLVMPGLVNVHSHPASEPMAKGWNDELGSPKLYQSALYEFMPLFRADAGGAPDMEAIPASATVAYSELLLSGVTTLVDMSVAWDGWLDTFAASGLRGVLSPMYRSARWFTKNGHVVEYEWAKDEGVPAMEAAMKVLDAAAKHPSGRMSGMVSPSQIDTCTPGLIKASFAEAKKRKLPFQIHAAQSVVEFHEITRRHGMTPVEWLGSLDVLSDRSLIGHGIFLDHHTSTHWPRRDDLQDLVDTGTTVAHCPTVFQRRGITLQTFGEYVRRGVNMAIGTDTYPHNMIEEMRHVAIMSRVVGEDAYDVRSVDVFNAATLGGAKALGRKDIGRLAVGAKADIVLVDVTHASMRPLRDPVRSMIYSAGERAIRTVFVDGEKVVDGGKVLTMDLDAASEKLEAAQRRAEAGVKGLDWAKRDHMKISPLMFPPAKG; encoded by the coding sequence ATGCCCGTCACCCTCATCAAGAACGCCGCCTGGGTCGTCGCCTTCGACGGCCGCAAGCACACCTACATGCAGGGGGCCGACGTCGCCTTCGAGGGCGACAAGATCACCCATGTCGGCCCCGGCTTCTCCGGCAAGGCCGACAAGACCATCGACGGGGCGGGCATGCTGGTCATGCCGGGCCTCGTCAACGTCCATTCCCACCCCGCCTCCGAGCCGATGGCGAAGGGCTGGAACGACGAGCTCGGCTCGCCCAAGCTCTACCAGTCGGCGCTCTACGAATTCATGCCGCTGTTCCGCGCCGATGCCGGCGGCGCCCCGGACATGGAGGCGATCCCCGCCTCCGCCACGGTGGCCTATTCGGAACTGCTGCTCTCCGGCGTCACCACCCTCGTCGACATGTCGGTTGCCTGGGACGGCTGGCTCGACACCTTCGCCGCCTCGGGCCTGCGCGGCGTGCTCTCGCCCATGTATCGCTCGGCCCGCTGGTTCACCAAGAACGGCCACGTCGTCGAATATGAATGGGCCAAGGACGAGGGCGTTCCCGCCATGGAGGCGGCGATGAAGGTGCTCGACGCCGCGGCGAAGCACCCCTCGGGCCGCATGTCCGGCATGGTCTCGCCGAGCCAGATCGACACCTGCACCCCCGGCCTCATCAAGGCGAGCTTCGCCGAGGCCAAGAAGCGCAAGCTGCCCTTCCAGATCCACGCGGCCCAGTCCGTCGTCGAGTTCCACGAGATCACCCGCCGCCACGGCATGACGCCGGTGGAATGGCTCGGCTCCCTCGACGTGCTCTCCGACCGCTCGCTGATCGGCCACGGCATCTTCCTCGACCACCACACCTCGACCCACTGGCCGCGCCGCGACGATCTGCAGGACCTCGTCGACACCGGCACGACCGTCGCCCACTGCCCGACCGTCTTCCAGCGCCGCGGCATCACCCTGCAGACCTTCGGCGAATATGTCCGCCGCGGCGTCAACATGGCGATCGGCACCGACACCTATCCGCACAACATGATCGAGGAGATGCGCCACGTCGCCATCATGTCGCGCGTGGTGGGCGAGGATGCCTACGACGTGCGGTCGGTGGACGTCTTCAACGCCGCCACCCTCGGCGGCGCCAAGGCGCTGGGACGCAAGGACATCGGTCGCCTCGCGGTCGGCGCCAAGGCCGACATCGTGTTGGTCGACGTCACCCACGCCTCCATGCGGCCGCTGCGCGACCCCGTCCGCTCGATGATCTATTCGGCCGGCGAGCGCGCCATCCGCACCGTCTTCGTCGACGGTGAGAAGGTGGTCGACGGCGGCAAGGTCCTGACCATGGACCTCGACGCGGCCTCCGAGAAGCTCGAGGCCGCCCAGCGCCGCGCCGAGGCCGGCGTCAAGGGCCTCGACTGGGCCAAGCGCGACCACATGAAGATCTCGCCGCTCATGTTCCCGCCCGCCAAGGGGTGA
- a CDS encoding type II toxin-antitoxin system RelE/ParE family toxin yields MRLSVLPFGGREGRVANTRELVVVACPYIVVYRRESSAVTVLAVMHTARLWPRRF; encoded by the coding sequence ATGCGGCTCAGCGTGCTCCCCTTTGGCGGCCGGGAAGGACGCGTCGCCAACACCCGCGAACTGGTGGTGGTCGCCTGCCCTTACATCGTGGTCTATCGACGTGAGTCGTCGGCCGTCACTGTCCTCGCGGTGATGCATACGGCGCGGCTGTGGCCGCGCCGTTTCTGA
- a CDS encoding 5-methyltetrahydropteroyltriglutamate--homocysteine S-methyltransferase — protein MTTMTTPAPVLPGKTGPYRADQVGSLLRSQALKAARADHAAGKLDALGLRTVEDAEIKKLIARQEAIGLQAITDGEYRRSWWHYDFLWQLDGVSRVELDQGIQFAGVQTKGEAPRVTGRIDFTTHPFVEHFKFLKANTTRTAKMTIPSPSMLHYRGGRKLINMGLYPDMADYYEDLGQAYRKAVHAFYDAGCRYLQLDDVSFAYLCDPEQKKMLAERGDDPDKQGGIYAGMVSAAIGGRPKDLAITMHLCRGNFRSTFVASGGYEPIAELLFNAMPVDAYFMEWDTERAGGFEPLRFLPKGKAVVLGLVTSKTGVLEAKDDIKRRIDEAAKYAPIEQLCLSPQCGFASTEEGNTLAEDEQWRKLEMIVEVAREVWG, from the coding sequence ATGACCACCATGACCACGCCCGCCCCCGTCCTGCCCGGCAAGACCGGCCCCTATCGCGCCGACCAGGTGGGATCGCTGCTGCGCTCGCAGGCGCTGAAGGCGGCCCGCGCCGACCATGCGGCCGGCAAGCTCGACGCCCTCGGCCTGAGGACGGTGGAAGACGCCGAGATCAAGAAGCTGATCGCGCGGCAGGAGGCGATCGGCCTGCAGGCGATCACCGACGGCGAGTACCGCCGCTCCTGGTGGCACTACGACTTCCTCTGGCAGCTCGACGGCGTCAGCCGGGTGGAGCTCGACCAGGGCATCCAGTTCGCCGGCGTGCAGACCAAGGGGGAGGCGCCGCGCGTCACCGGCCGGATCGACTTCACCACCCATCCCTTCGTCGAGCACTTCAAGTTCCTCAAGGCGAACACGACGCGCACCGCGAAGATGACCATCCCCTCGCCCTCGATGCTGCACTATCGCGGCGGGCGGAAGCTCATCAACATGGGCCTCTATCCCGACATGGCGGACTATTACGAGGATCTCGGCCAGGCCTATCGCAAGGCCGTCCACGCCTTCTACGACGCCGGCTGCCGCTACCTGCAGCTCGACGACGTCTCCTTCGCCTATCTCTGCGACCCCGAGCAGAAGAAGATGCTGGCCGAGCGCGGCGACGATCCGGACAAGCAGGGCGGCATCTACGCCGGCATGGTGTCGGCGGCGATCGGCGGGCGGCCGAAGGACCTCGCCATCACCATGCACCTGTGCCGCGGCAACTTCCGCTCCACCTTCGTCGCCTCCGGCGGCTACGAGCCGATCGCCGAGCTCCTGTTCAACGCCATGCCGGTGGACGCCTATTTCATGGAATGGGACACCGAGCGCGCCGGCGGCTTCGAGCCGCTGCGCTTCCTGCCCAAGGGCAAGGCGGTGGTGCTCGGCCTCGTCACCTCGAAGACCGGCGTGCTGGAGGCGAAGGACGACATCAAGCGGCGCATCGACGAGGCGGCGAAATATGCGCCCATCGAGCAGCTCTGCCTGTCGCCGCAATGCGGCTTCGCCTCGACGGAGGAGGGCAACACGCTGGCCGAGGACGAGCAGTGGCGGAAGCTCGAGATGATCGTCGAGGTGGCGCGCGAGGTCTGGGGCTGA
- a CDS encoding ring-cleaving dioxygenase gives MTPALTGIHHLTAVSADAPGNHAFYTRVLGMRLVKRTVNQDDTSAYHLFYGDGVASPGSDITFFEWPVAPERRGTNAIIRTALRVSGEPTIRWWAARFAEHGVKHDQPVVRDGRLTLDFEDPEGQRLALIDDGGAGEAHPWDASPVPAEHQIRGLGPITASVPVLETTDLVLTHVLGMRKVRDYTLPSASPVHVYAMGEGGPAAEYHVAVEPHLPQARQGAGSVHHVAFRTPDEKEYAGWIERLNGLRIPSSGAVDRYYFRSLYFREPNGILFEIATDGPGFDVDEPLATIGEKLALPPFLEPKRAAIERGLKPLS, from the coding sequence ATGACCCCCGCTCTCACCGGCATCCACCACCTCACCGCCGTCTCGGCGGATGCTCCCGGCAACCACGCCTTCTACACCCGCGTCCTCGGCATGCGCCTCGTCAAGCGCACGGTGAACCAGGACGACACCTCCGCCTATCACCTCTTCTACGGCGACGGCGTCGCCAGCCCCGGCTCCGACATCACCTTCTTCGAATGGCCGGTGGCGCCCGAACGGCGCGGCACCAACGCCATCATCCGCACCGCCCTGCGCGTCTCCGGCGAGCCGACCATCCGCTGGTGGGCGGCCCGCTTCGCCGAGCACGGCGTGAAGCACGACCAGCCGGTGGTCCGCGACGGCCGCCTCACCCTCGACTTCGAGGATCCGGAGGGCCAGCGCCTCGCCCTGATCGACGACGGCGGCGCCGGCGAGGCCCATCCCTGGGACGCCAGCCCCGTTCCGGCCGAGCACCAGATCCGCGGCCTCGGCCCCATCACCGCCAGCGTCCCCGTGCTGGAGACCACCGACCTCGTGCTCACCCACGTGCTCGGCATGCGCAAGGTGCGCGACTACACCCTGCCGAGCGCCTCTCCCGTCCATGTCTACGCCATGGGCGAGGGCGGCCCGGCGGCGGAATATCACGTGGCGGTCGAGCCGCACCTTCCGCAGGCGCGCCAGGGCGCCGGCTCCGTCCACCACGTCGCCTTCCGCACGCCGGACGAGAAGGAATATGCCGGCTGGATCGAGCGGCTGAACGGTCTGCGCATCCCGAGTTCGGGGGCCGTCGACCGGTACTATTTTCGCAGCCTCTACTTCCGCGAGCCGAACGGCATCCTCTTCGAGATCGCCACCGACGGCCCCGGCTTCGACGTCGACGAGCCGCTCGCCACCATCGGCGAGAAGCTCGCGCTGCCGCCCTTCCTCGAGCCGAAGCGCGCCGCCATCGAGCGCGGCCTGAAGCCGCTTTCCTGA
- a CDS encoding metallophosphoesterase family protein, translating to MRLALLSDIHGNCEALEATLAHVRRAGVDRIAVLGDIVGYGADPVACTEIVMDLAASGALVLQGNHDEAVARDDADMNADALAAMVWTRGVLGEAHRRFLAGLPLTGREGDLLLVHAGARHPGHWPYVMTPRDAELSFGATDARLVACGHTHVPALFSLQPNRTCVGFTPVTGMPVPLAPHRRWHVGVGAVGQPRDGIAAAAYAVLDLAQGVLEPHRVPYDHQAAAAKIRAAGLPDRLASRLALGR from the coding sequence ATGCGCCTCGCGCTGCTTTCCGACATTCATGGCAACTGCGAGGCCCTCGAGGCGACGCTGGCCCATGTCCGGCGCGCCGGGGTCGACCGCATCGCCGTGCTCGGCGACATCGTCGGCTACGGCGCCGACCCCGTCGCCTGCACCGAGATCGTCATGGACCTCGCCGCGTCGGGCGCCCTGGTCCTTCAGGGCAACCACGACGAGGCGGTTGCGCGCGACGACGCCGACATGAACGCCGACGCCCTGGCGGCGATGGTCTGGACCCGTGGCGTCCTCGGCGAGGCGCATCGCCGTTTCCTCGCCGGCCTGCCACTCACCGGCCGTGAGGGCGACCTGCTGCTCGTCCATGCCGGGGCGCGCCATCCCGGCCACTGGCCCTATGTCATGACGCCCCGCGACGCCGAGCTGAGCTTCGGCGCCACCGACGCCCGTCTCGTCGCCTGCGGCCATACCCACGTGCCGGCCCTGTTCTCGCTGCAGCCGAACCGCACCTGCGTCGGTTTCACCCCGGTCACCGGCATGCCCGTGCCGCTCGCCCCCCATCGCCGCTGGCATGTGGGTGTCGGTGCCGTCGGCCAGCCGCGCGACGGCATCGCCGCCGCCGCATATGCCGTTCTTGATCTCGCCCAAGGCGTGCTGGAGCCCCATCGTGTTCCCTACGACCATCAGGCCGCCGCCGCGAAGATCCGCGCCGCGGGGCTGCCGGATCGGTTGGCGAGCCGCCTCGCCCTCGGGAGGTGA